The sequence below is a genomic window from Thermoanaerobaculia bacterium.
GCGATGGCGAACGGCTCGCGAAAGACCTCCTGGATCTTGCGGGCGACGAGCCCGGCGCTCTCCGGGTGGTCGACCTTCGAGAGGACGAGGATGAACTCGTCCCCGCCCAGGCGCGCGAGCGTGTCCGCCCCCCGGATGATCTCCTTCAGGCGGTCCGCGATCTTCTGGAGCAGCACGTCGCCGACCTTGTGCCCGAGGCTGTCGTTGACGAGCTTGAAGCGGTCGACGTCGATGAAGAGGACGGCGAGCGCGTGCCGGTCGCGGCGCGCGTGCGCGAGCGAGACGGTGAGCCGGTCTTCGAGACGCACGCGGTTGGCGAGACCCGTCAGGGCGTCCTCGTAGGCGAGCCGCTCGATTTTCCGTTCCGCCTTCCGCGTCTCCGTCACGTCCCGGTTGATCGTCAGCACCGCGGGGCGCCCGTCGTAGTCGACGACCGAGGCGTTGACGAGGAGCTCGATCGCCGTGCCGTCGCGCGCGAAGTGGGTGGCTCCGAGGTTGTGGATCGCGCCCTCCCGGAGCACCTGGCGGATCTCCTCTTCGCCTCGTCCGACGTCGCGCTGAAAGCGGCTGAGGCTCATTCCGACGAGGTCTCCCGCCGGATAGCCGTACAGCTCGCAGGCTCGAGGATTCGCCTTGAGGATGACCTGGCTCTCCGGATCGACGATCATCACGCAGTCGTTCGCGTTCTCGAACAGGCTTCGATACTGGCGCTCGGAGTTCGCGAGCGCCTCCGCCGCTTTCTTGCGCTCGAGCGCCGTCGCGATGTGCTGCGAGACGAAGACGAGGATCTCCTGTTCGGCGTCGGTGTACCCGATCCGTTCGTCGTAGCTCTGGACCGCGAGGACCCCGAACGTCCGGTCGCCCGACCGGAGAGGAACTCCCAGCCAGTCGAACGTCGTCGTTCCGGCGGACGGGAGCGATCCGGACGCGTCGAGCTCGTCGATCTCCCGGCCGGAAAGGTGGAGCGGGCGTCCGGTTCGGAGCACCCTTCCGGTGAGCCCTTCGCCGAGCGCGCGGGGAGCCGGCGGCGGGTCGAACTCGTCGACGAAGTACGGAAAACGGATCTCGCGCGCGACCTCGTCGGCGAGCGCGATGAAGAAGTTCTTGGCGTACATGAGCTTCCCGACCACGCGGTGGAGCTCGGCGTAGATCGAATCCCCGCCTCCCGTCGAGCTCGTGATCTCCGCGATCCGGTACAGGGCCGACTGGAGCTCCACGGCCCGGTGCCGCTCCGTGACGTCGATCATCGATCCGATCATCCGCACCGGTTTGCCGGAGGCGTCCTGGATGACGTAGCCGCGGTCGAAGACGCGCGCGTAGGTCCCGTCGGCGCGCCGGAAGCGGTATTCGTCGGACCAGGACTGCCGCCCGCTCTCGATCAAGGCGTAGATCCCCGATTCGACGCGCTCGATGTCTTCGGGGTGGATGTGGGCGGTCCACGATTCGACGCCGGGGGGCGTCTCCTCGGGGCGATAGCCGAAGAGCGTGCGGTAGCCCTCGCTCCACCAGACCGTCTCCCGGACGAGGTCCCAGTCCCAGATGGCGTCGTTGGTCGCCTGCGAGACGATCCGGAAGCGCTCCTCGCTCCGCCGGAGCGCTTCCTCGGCGGCCTTCCGGTCCGTGATGTCGACGACCGATCCCTTCATCACCGTGATCCCGATCTCCGCCTCAGGCACGAGAGAGATGTTGGCGATGACCCAGACCTCCCCGCCGTCGCGCCGCTTGAGCCGCACCTCGCGGTTGGAGAGCGACGTGTGCGCGCGGAGCTCCTCGAGGAGCGCGTCGTGATCGGAGGCCGAGAAGTAGAGCTCCCGCCCGTTGACGGCGAGGACCTCTCCGGAGGAGGGGTAGCCGAGGATCCGGGCGAACGATTCGTTGCACTCGAGAAAGGCGCAATCGAGCGTGCACGTGTAGAGTCCGGCGAGGCTCGTTTCGAAGAAGAGCCGGCTCCGGGCCTCCGCCGTCTTCAACGCGGAGAGCGCTTCGCGGTGCTTCGGATCGGGATCGGGTGTTTCTCGCATGATCATTCGGGGCGGGGAGCCCGCTCCGCCCCGGGTGCTCCGAATGATAGTCGAATCCCCCGGACCGCCGGCGCTTCTTCATCCGCTCCTTTTTCGGCGTGCCGAGAGGGTCAGGTCCGCCGAAGCGCCCGGTCGAGACCGTAGCGGCCGCTTCCGCGGGTCGCCACGGAGAGGAACACGAAGCAGAAAGCGACCGCGAGCTCTCCCTTGTTGACGATCGGCCAGAAGGAATGCGGCGCGTGCTGCTTGAAGTAGGCGACCGCCATCTCGCCCGACGCGACGAAAGCCGCCCACCGCGTCCACAGGCCGGTCGCGATCAGCGGGCCGGCGACGATTTCGATCACCCCGGCGACGAAGAGGAGAGAATTTCGGGGGACGACGTGTCCGCCGAAGACGCCGAACAGCTTCTGCGCCCCGTGGCACGCGTAGAGAGCCGCGACGACGATGCGCATCGCGGCGTAGACGGCATCCGAGAGGCGGCCGGGAGCGTCGCTCATGAGCCAGGCCTCCTTTCTTTCTTTCCGGGGCGCTATCGGGAATTCGATCGAGCGCCTTCGAGCTTCCGGTCGGCGCTTCCGCCTGCAGGACCGGCACCGTCCCGCGAAACGAGGCGGAGCAGCGTCGGGGCGCCGTCGGCAGACTCGATCTCCAGCGCTTCGTCGGCTCCGTCGTCGTGCTCGAGCAGGAGGATTCGCGTGGGCCGCACGACGGCGTGCGAAACGTGGTCTTCGGGAGAGCGCCCGAGAGCGATCGTGATCCGTTCTCCGCCGACGTCCTTGAAATCCGCGGTGATCCCCATCAGGGGAAGATGCTCGCTTTCTTCCTGGGCGCCGAAATCACGACCGAAGACCTCCGTTCGGACATCGTCCCCTTCGTGCGATCGGCTGAACGCGTCCAGGAATCCGGGCCATTCCTGGCGCGGGATCTCGCGGGTCTTCGACATACCTCCACCTCCGAATCTCATCGGGGCGTGCAATGGGGCTGCCAGCCGTCGATGAGCAGCGTTTTAAGTTCTTAGGATCCCTCGGGTTGTAGGCGCGACAGGCAAGTGCAGATGGTAGTATCACCGATAAATGGCAGGAGTATTGCTACCGGATAGCTCCTCGAAAGGGGAGGGTCAGAATGAAAACCCATGATTCGTGTCCGGGTCGGCCCGGCCGGCGTGTCCGCGGGGAGTCCAGTTCATTCTTCCTCGCGGCGATCTTTCTGGGCGCGCTCGTCCTCGCCCGCTTCGAACGAGCGGCGACTCCTCCGTCGGGAACGCTGACGGACACCTCCGGAGCGATCTCGTACTCGGCGGGTCCGTTCTTCGCGGCCAACCCGACGCCGGTACCGGAAGTCGACGCCGGCCCGGAGTGCGACAACCCCGTCCAGCCCTGTGACGACTACGCCCTGACGATCTCTCTGCCGTCCGGCTACGCCGCGCTCCACCCGCACGCCGCCGCGAAAGTGACGATGAGCTGGGTGGACACCGGAACGGGAAAGTCGGACTACGACCTGTACATCTACAACGGGGCCGTGACGAACACCGACGGTTCCCAGTCGGCGAATTACCAGTCGGCGAGCAGCTCCGATCCCGAGATCGCGACGATCGGACCTCTCTTCGACGGCAGTCACACCTATACGGTCAAGATCGTGCCCTATACCCCGACGGGCGAGACGATCGACGTCAAGATCGAACTGCTGCCCGGGTCGGGCGGATCCTCGGGATCGTTCGGCGCGCCGGATCCTTCGGTCCCCGGCGTTCCTCGCTTCCAGAACTTCTATGCGCCCTCCGGATCGTCGGCCGAAAGCACGTCGGGTGAATTCAACATCGGGTTCAACCCGCACACGGGCCGGATCATGACGATGAACACCGGTCCGATCTGGCGCCTGACGCCGCCGGAAGTGGTCGATCCGGCCAGGCCGGAGTGTTGCGAGGCTCTCTGGGAGGACCGCACGAATCTTTCGACCATCACCGGTCTCGATCCGATTCTCTGGACCGATCAGAAGAGCGGGCGCACCTTCGCCTCGAACTCGACCGCGGGCGCCGACGCCGTTTACGGATATTCCGACAACGACGGCGATCTCTGGGTTCCGATCGGAGCCGGACCGCCCAGCGGGGGCGCCGACCACGAGACGATCGGGACCGGGCCTTTCCCGGCGTCCCTTTCGCTCCTCGCCACGCCTCTGAACCAGGGGCAGAACACGCTCTACTGCTCTCAGGACATCGTCGGACCGGCGATGTGCCAGCAGAGCACGGATCTTGGCACGACCTGGGGGCCGGGTGTTCCCGCGTACACGGGGGACGGGCCGGAAGGATGCGGCGGGCTTCACGGGCACGTGCACATCGCGCCGAACGGGACGGCCTGGCTGCCGGTCAACCAGTGCAATGGGCGACAGGGCGGGGTGACGAGCACCGACGGCGGCGCGACGTGGACCGAATTCGCGGTGACCGGGAGCGTCTCGCAGGCGGAAGGCGCCGATCCCTCGATCGCCGTCGACAGCGACAGCACCGCGTATTTCTGCTACGTCAACAACGAACCGGTCCCGGCGGGTGCGCCGCCGGAAGGGCACGTCCACGTGGCCGTCAGCCATGACGGAGGGCTCACCTGGACGAACGACTACGACATCGGCGCCTCGCACGGCATCCGGAACGCCGCCCACACGGAAGCCGTCGGCGGCAGCTCCGGGCGCGCGGCGTGCGGTTTCCTCGGGACGAACGTCGCCGGGGATTATCAGTCCCCCAGCTTTCCCGGCGACTGGTACGCGTTCATCGCGACGACGTATGACGGCGGCAAGACGTGGACGACGGTCAACGCCACGCCGAACGACCCGGTCCAGCACGCTTCCGGCGTCTGGCAGCAGGGAGGCAGCCACATCGACCGGAATCTGCTCGATTTCAACGAGATCACGGTCGACGACAAGGGACGCGTGCTCTACGGGTACAGCGACGGGTGCGTGACGGCCGGCTGCATCGCCGGAACCGCGCCCAACGACTTCACGGCCTTCATGCGCGTCGCCCGGCAGTCGGGCGGAAACGGACTGTACGCCGGCCTCGACCCCGTCGAGCCCGCCGCGCCGAAGCCGCCCTGTCTGTCCGGCACCCGCGACTCGGCGGCGGCCTATCTCTCCTGGAAGGCGCCCGACAACCGCGGCTCCGACATCGTGAACTACCAGATCTTCCGCGGCACCGCGACCGGGAACGAGGCGCTGATCGGTCAGACGGGCAATGCCAAGACCACGTACGTCGACGCGACGGCGGATCCTTCCGTCCCGGCCTACACCTACGTCGTCAAGGCGGTCAACGCGATCGGCATCGGCCCGGCGAGCGACGAGATCAGCCTCGCGGTGTCGCAGGCGCCTCCGGAGAACGTGTGTGAACCGCCGGGCCTGACGAAGCTCACCGACCCTTCGGGCGACACGACGGCGACGGTCGTCACCACGATCCCGACGCCGGCTCCGCCCGGATCCGATCTCCTCGCCCTCCACGTTTCGCAGCCGTACTCCGAGGACGGAATCGTCCGGCTCGTCTTCGCGCTCGACACGGACCCGGGAGAGTCGCCTCAGCCGGCAGGCTCCGCCTGGTACGTGGCCATGAAAGTGGCCGACCCCGCTCCGGCGACCACGTTCCACTACGTGGCGATCCACATGGCGTGGCCCGGCATCACGCCCGTGTTCGAATCCTACGTTCCCGGAGCGAACACCAGCGGCGGCGTCGACGGGCGTTTCGTGACTCCGGGCACCCAGAAGCCCCTCGAAGCCGAGAGCGCCTACGTTTCTCCCTTCGATCGGGTCATCCTCGTCGTCAAGGCGAGCGATCTGGGCCTGGCTCCCGGAGACACGATCGCCGGGTTCGTCGCCGGCGTCTCGCAGAGCTCGGATCCCGCCAACATCGGCGTCGGATTGACGGGCCTGTACGACCAGATGCCGGACAGCCTCGCGTTCACCGGCTCCTACACGGTCCAGAGCAACCAGCTCTGCAGCCCCGAGGGCCCGCCGGTCGCGATCCTCCAGGCGAACCCGAACGTCGGCTGCGCGCCGCTCACGGTCTCTCTCGACGGCTCCCAGTCGTACGATCCCGACGGCGATGCGATCGCCTCGTGGGAGTTCGACTTCGGCGATGGAACGGCGCCGGTCATGCAGCCTTCTCCGGTCGTCACCCACGCGTACGGAGCGGCCGGGACGTATCAGGCGAGTCTTCGCGTGGCGTGCTCGCGCCAGGGGACCAGCTCGAAGGCGGCGACGGCGACGATCACGGTCGCGCCGACACCGGCGGCTCCCGTGATCTCGGCGCCGGCCTCGGCCAAGCCGAATCAGACGGGGCTCACGGCGTCCGTCGCCAGCCACGCGGGCAGCCGCTACTCCTGGAGCGTCTCCAATGGATCGATCACGGCGGGTCAGGGCACCAGCAAGATCACTTTCTCGGTCGGATCGAAGGGTTCCGCCACCCTCTCGGTGACGGAGATCTCTTCGGCCGGGTGCGTCTCCCCGACGGGGACCGCAACGGTCGCGATCGGGAAGAGATAGCCTCCCCGGGGCGCTCGTCGCGCGGATGGGCCGCGCGGCGAGCGCCCCTTTTCCCGGGCTGGCGCGGCGATGCATCCCGTCGCGGGAGCTGGCTCGGGGTCGTGGGAGCGTCGATCTCCCGGGAAGGACAGGCGCCGGCGTCCGTCACGCCGCGAACCCGGCCGCGGCGACGATTCGGCGGAACTCCGGCTCTCCGTGGAGGGGGCGCAGGCGCGGATCGATCGCGATGTCGACCACGCGCTCGCTGCGGTCGCGTTTCGCGTCCTCGAGATGCGCGAGCGCGCGCTCTCGTTCCCCGATGCCGAGCAGCGCGACGGCGACCTCGTAGGCGATCGACGAGCCGGTCCGCGGCTCCAGCCGCTCGATCGCTTCGCGCGCCTCGGCGATCCGGCCGGATCGTCCGAGGGCGTGGATCCGGCCGGCCTCCGCTTCCGCGCTCTCCGGCGACAGCCGGACCGCCTCGCGGAACTCGGCGAGCGCCGCCGCGATCTCGCCGCGCTGCTCCAGGGCCATGCCGAGATAGAACCGGGCGTAGAAATACCCGGGGTCCATGTCGGCGGCGAAACGACACTGCGCGACCGCGGCGTCGAAATCTCCGGAATAGAGGAAGTGCCAGCCGAGGTGCGTGTTGATCCCGAGATCGAGCGGCTCGAGCTCGAGCGCGCGGCGGCTCTCCCCGAGCGACTCCTCGACCCGGCCCGCGGGGAGGAGGAAATGGGAGTAGGAGTGGTGTCCTTCGGCGTAAGCGGGATCCAGCTCGATCGCGCGCCGAAATTCCCGTTCCGCGCCGATTCCATCCCAGTCGAAATAGAGCAGAACGCGCCCGAGACTCGTGTGCGCGTCGGCGAGGCCTTCGTCCAGCTCGAGTGCTTTCGTCGCCGCCCTTCGCGCCCGATCCATGATCAACCTCGCGGGGAGAGGCAGGCCACCGCGCTCGAGGAAACAGTCCGCGAGGCCGGCGTACGCGCGCGCATACCCGGGATCGGCCGCGATCGCCTTCTCGAAGAGCTCGATCGCCTTCAACCGCTGTTCGGGGGTGCGCTTCCCCCAGAGGTGGCGCCCCTTCCAGTAGAGCTGGTAGGCGTGGACGTCGGCGGTTTCCTTCTTGCGGGGGAGGGGCGTCGACGCCGAAGTTCCGAGGCGCGCGCCGAGGGCGGCCGTGATCTTCCGGGCGATCTCGTCCTGGAACGCGAACACGTCCCGCACGTCGCCGTCGAAGTTTTCCGACCAGAGATGGTATCCGTCGGCCACGCTCGTGAGCTGCGCCGTGACGCGAAGATGATCGCCGGAGCGGCGGAGGCTTCCTTCGAGGATCACCGTGGCTCCGAGCTCGCGGCCGATCGCCCGGACATCCTGAAAACGCCCCTTCAGGGCGAAGACCGAGGTTCGCGAGGCGATCCGGAGTCCCGGAACGCGCGAGAGCCCGCCGATCAGCTCCTCCGTCATCCCGTCGCACAGGTACTCGTTCTCGGCGTCCGGGCTGCGGTTGGCGAAGGGGAGGACCGCGACCGAGGGGGCCTGCCCCGCGCTCTTCGTCGACGGCGCGCCGCCGGAGGTGCGGAACCCTCCGGTCTCGTCGTCCGGCTCCTCGACGAGGCGCAGCGCGAAAGCCAGGTCGCTCATCGACTGGAAGCGGCGCGTCGGATCCTTCTCGAGGCATCGCGCGACGATCCGCCGGAAACCGCCGGGCCCGGCGGCCGGGAAGCGTTCCATCGGGTCGAAATGCAGGACGCGGGACATCGTGTCGGCCGGGCTCGGCCCGAGGAACGCGCGCTCTCCCGTCGCGAGCTCGTAGATAACGCATCCGAGCGCGAACACGTCGGCGCGCCCGTCGCACGGGAGACCCCGCAGCTGCTCGGGGGCCATGTACCCCACGGTTCCGAGAACCGTCCCAGGCTCCGTCGCGCCCGGAGCGGTCTCGGCCCCGGTCATTCCGTCCGAGGGCCCGTACTCCGACCGGGCGATGCCGAAGTCGAGCACCTTCACGCGGCCGTCCGGCCCGACGACGACGTTTTCCGGCTTCACGTCGCGGTGGACGATCCCGCCGGCGTGCGCGGCCGCCAGGCCGTCGGCGACCGAAGCGCCGATCGCGGCCGCCCGTTTCCACCCGACACCCCCCGGCGAAATCGTTTCCCGGAGAGACGCGCCCGCGAGGAGCTCGGTGACGAGGAAGAGGCGGCCCTGGGCCTCCCCGACGTCGTGGATCGCGAGGACGTTGGGATGATCGATCGCCGCGATCGCGCGCGCCTCGCGCTCGAAACGGCTCCTCAGGTCGGGGCTCGACCCGGCGCGTTCCGCGAGGAGCTTGACCGCGACGTCGCGTCCGAGGCGTCGGTCACGCGCCCGGTAGACCTCTCCCATTCCTCCCTCGCCGAGGAGCGACTGGATCTCGTAGGGGCCGAGGAGCGTGCCGGTCGGCAGTGACATCGGGTGGACGGGAATTATGCCTCACGAAGCCCCGGTCCGCCGCTCCGCCGCCGCCTCTGATCCATTCTCGTCATGCGTTCGACGTCCGTGCGGCCGGACACTCGGGCCATGGACGTGATGACGGCGATTTTCGAAAGGCGGGCGATCCGCGCGTTCACCGCCGATCCGGTTACCCGCTCGAGGATCGAGTCGCTGATCGAAGCTTCGGTCCAGGCGCCGAGCGCGCGCGATCTCGAACCGTGGGCGTTCGTGGTGTTCGAGGGAAGAGACCGCCTGAAGCGGATGGCGGAGGAAGTCCGCGAATTCCTGCTCGCGAGTCCCGCCGCGCAGGCCAGCCCGGAGCTGCGCGCGAGATTCTCCGATCCCGGCTTCGACGTCTTCTACGGCGCACCCGTTCTCGTCGTCATCTGCGCGACCTCCGGGGAGTCGCAGGCGGCCGAGGACTGCTGCCTCGCCGCGCAGAATTTCATGCTCGCCGCCCGCGCCGCCGGACTCGGCACGTGTCCGATCGGTCTCGCCCGTCCCTGGCTCTCGCAACCGTCGACGAAGGAGAAGCTCGGAATCCCCGCCGGCCAGGTTCCGGTCTTTCCGCTCGTTCTCGGCCGGCCCGACGAGCAGCCGGGGCGCCGCCCTCGCCGTCCGGCGGCCATCGTCTGGCGCTAGCCGTCGCCGGTCCCTTGCGGTATCGCCGCGTCGACGGCCGGGCGGCTCGTCGGACGGCAACTCGACCGCGGGACCGCAACCCCTCCTCAAGAGCTTTCCCTTCCGCGGCTTGGCCGAAAACGTTCCGCGCGGCGAAGGGTCCGGATCCGCGGTCTCGTCAAAACCCGTCCGGGCGGGGAACGAAACTTGCATTCAGCGCGGTCCGGTCAGGAGGGGAAAGTCATGCCTCCCAGCCCATCGAAAACGGTACTGATCGTCGAGGACGATCCCGACTCCCGGGAGATGTTCGTCGAGCTCCTGCGAGGCGGCGGGTATTCCGTCGTCGCCGCGCGCAACGGGAAGGACGCGATGGCGTACGTCACCGTGAATCCGCCCCCCGACGCGATCCTCCTCGACATGTTCATGCCCGAGATGGACGGGTGGCAGTTTCGCCGCGCGCAGGACGCGGATCCCCGCCTCGCGTCGATCCCGGTCATCGTCGTCTCGGCCGTCGGCGCGGCGAAGAACAGCGCGGTCCAGTCGGGAGCCGCGGGGTTTCTCCAGAAGCCGGTCGCCGCGGAGGATCTGCTGAGCACGCTCGAGAACCTGTGGCCGCGGGGGGGCGAAGCGCCGGCTCCGAAGCCGGAAAAGGAAGACGCCGGCGCGGCGGAAACGTCGTCCGGTTCCGCCGGCCCGCTCGCGCCCGATCGTCCCGCGCGCCCCGTCTGACGCGGGACGGAGAGCCGCGAGCCCGAATCGAGCCCGCGGCCCCGCCGTTCACGACTTCTGCTGTTTCTCCCACCGCTCCCGCGACGGCGCGTCGATCGGCGGGAGCGATTTCTTCGCGAGGTCCCGGTTGAGCTCCGGGAGAGTGCCGGTGAGCTTCTCGTAGTCGCGCCGCGCGGCGTCGAGCCGGCCGCCGAGCACCGGGATCTGGGCGAGCTGGCCCGCCGAGGGTTTTCCACCGAATCCGTTGATCGCGCCGAAGAGGTCGGTGATCCATTCCCGCAGCTGCCGGTCGGCGTCGGCCGGCATCCCCTCGAGAGGCGGGTGCGAGGTCGCGAGCGTCTTCGAGAGGGCGTCGAGGCGGCGGGAGAGGTCTTCGGCGCGG
It includes:
- a CDS encoding PAS domain S-box protein is translated as MRETPDPDPKHREALSALKTAEARSRLFFETSLAGLYTCTLDCAFLECNESFARILGYPSSGEVLAVNGRELYFSASDHDALLEELRAHTSLSNREVRLKRRDGGEVWVIANISLVPEAEIGITVMKGSVVDITDRKAAEEALRRSEERFRIVSQATNDAIWDWDLVRETVWWSEGYRTLFGYRPEETPPGVESWTAHIHPEDIERVESGIYALIESGRQSWSDEYRFRRADGTYARVFDRGYVIQDASGKPVRMIGSMIDVTERHRAVELQSALYRIAEITSSTGGGDSIYAELHRVVGKLMYAKNFFIALADEVAREIRFPYFVDEFDPPPAPRALGEGLTGRVLRTGRPLHLSGREIDELDASGSLPSAGTTTFDWLGVPLRSGDRTFGVLAVQSYDERIGYTDAEQEILVFVSQHIATALERKKAAEALANSERQYRSLFENANDCVMIVDPESQVILKANPRACELYGYPAGDLVGMSLSRFQRDVGRGEEEIRQVLREGAIHNLGATHFARDGTAIELLVNASVVDYDGRPAVLTINRDVTETRKAERKIERLAYEDALTGLANRVRLEDRLTVSLAHARRDRHALAVLFIDVDRFKLVNDSLGHKVGDVLLQKIADRLKEIIRGADTLARLGGDEFILVLSKVDHPESAGLVARKIQEVFREPFAIA
- a CDS encoding DUF5335 family protein, which translates into the protein MSKTREIPRQEWPGFLDAFSRSHEGDDVRTEVFGRDFGAQEESEHLPLMGITADFKDVGGERITIALGRSPEDHVSHAVVRPTRILLLEHDDGADEALEIESADGAPTLLRLVSRDGAGPAGGSADRKLEGARSNSR
- a CDS encoding protein kinase encodes the protein MSLPTGTLLGPYEIQSLLGEGGMGEVYRARDRRLGRDVAVKLLAERAGSSPDLRSRFEREARAIAAIDHPNVLAIHDVGEAQGRLFLVTELLAGASLRETISPGGVGWKRAAAIGASVADGLAAAHAGGIVHRDVKPENVVVGPDGRVKVLDFGIARSEYGPSDGMTGAETAPGATEPGTVLGTVGYMAPEQLRGLPCDGRADVFALGCVIYELATGERAFLGPSPADTMSRVLHFDPMERFPAAGPGGFRRIVARCLEKDPTRRFQSMSDLAFALRLVEEPDDETGGFRTSGGAPSTKSAGQAPSVAVLPFANRSPDAENEYLCDGMTEELIGGLSRVPGLRIASRTSVFALKGRFQDVRAIGRELGATVILEGSLRRSGDHLRVTAQLTSVADGYHLWSENFDGDVRDVFAFQDEIARKITAALGARLGTSASTPLPRKKETADVHAYQLYWKGRHLWGKRTPEQRLKAIELFEKAIAADPGYARAYAGLADCFLERGGLPLPARLIMDRARRAATKALELDEGLADAHTSLGRVLLYFDWDGIGAEREFRRAIELDPAYAEGHHSYSHFLLPAGRVEESLGESRRALELEPLDLGINTHLGWHFLYSGDFDAAVAQCRFAADMDPGYFYARFYLGMALEQRGEIAAALAEFREAVRLSPESAEAEAGRIHALGRSGRIAEAREAIERLEPRTGSSIAYEVAVALLGIGERERALAHLEDAKRDRSERVVDIAIDPRLRPLHGEPEFRRIVAAAGFAA
- a CDS encoding PKD domain-containing protein, which encodes MKTHDSCPGRPGRRVRGESSSFFLAAIFLGALVLARFERAATPPSGTLTDTSGAISYSAGPFFAANPTPVPEVDAGPECDNPVQPCDDYALTISLPSGYAALHPHAAAKVTMSWVDTGTGKSDYDLYIYNGAVTNTDGSQSANYQSASSSDPEIATIGPLFDGSHTYTVKIVPYTPTGETIDVKIELLPGSGGSSGSFGAPDPSVPGVPRFQNFYAPSGSSAESTSGEFNIGFNPHTGRIMTMNTGPIWRLTPPEVVDPARPECCEALWEDRTNLSTITGLDPILWTDQKSGRTFASNSTAGADAVYGYSDNDGDLWVPIGAGPPSGGADHETIGTGPFPASLSLLATPLNQGQNTLYCSQDIVGPAMCQQSTDLGTTWGPGVPAYTGDGPEGCGGLHGHVHIAPNGTAWLPVNQCNGRQGGVTSTDGGATWTEFAVTGSVSQAEGADPSIAVDSDSTAYFCYVNNEPVPAGAPPEGHVHVAVSHDGGLTWTNDYDIGASHGIRNAAHTEAVGGSSGRAACGFLGTNVAGDYQSPSFPGDWYAFIATTYDGGKTWTTVNATPNDPVQHASGVWQQGGSHIDRNLLDFNEITVDDKGRVLYGYSDGCVTAGCIAGTAPNDFTAFMRVARQSGGNGLYAGLDPVEPAAPKPPCLSGTRDSAAAYLSWKAPDNRGSDIVNYQIFRGTATGNEALIGQTGNAKTTYVDATADPSVPAYTYVVKAVNAIGIGPASDEISLAVSQAPPENVCEPPGLTKLTDPSGDTTATVVTTIPTPAPPGSDLLALHVSQPYSEDGIVRLVFALDTDPGESPQPAGSAWYVAMKVADPAPATTFHYVAIHMAWPGITPVFESYVPGANTSGGVDGRFVTPGTQKPLEAESAYVSPFDRVILVVKASDLGLAPGDTIAGFVAGVSQSSDPANIGVGLTGLYDQMPDSLAFTGSYTVQSNQLCSPEGPPVAILQANPNVGCAPLTVSLDGSQSYDPDGDAIASWEFDFGDGTAPVMQPSPVVTHAYGAAGTYQASLRVACSRQGTSSKAATATITVAPTPAAPVISAPASAKPNQTGLTASVASHAGSRYSWSVSNGSITAGQGTSKITFSVGSKGSATLSVTEISSAGCVSPTGTATVAIGKR
- a CDS encoding nitroreductase, coding for MDVMTAIFERRAIRAFTADPVTRSRIESLIEASVQAPSARDLEPWAFVVFEGRDRLKRMAEEVREFLLASPAAQASPELRARFSDPGFDVFYGAPVLVVICATSGESQAAEDCCLAAQNFMLAARAAGLGTCPIGLARPWLSQPSTKEKLGIPAGQVPVFPLVLGRPDEQPGRRPRRPAAIVWR
- a CDS encoding DoxX family protein, with amino-acid sequence MSDAPGRLSDAVYAAMRIVVAALYACHGAQKLFGVFGGHVVPRNSLLFVAGVIEIVAGPLIATGLWTRWAAFVASGEMAVAYFKQHAPHSFWPIVNKGELAVAFCFVFLSVATRGSGRYGLDRALRRT
- a CDS encoding response regulator — its product is MPPSPSKTVLIVEDDPDSREMFVELLRGGGYSVVAARNGKDAMAYVTVNPPPDAILLDMFMPEMDGWQFRRAQDADPRLASIPVIVVSAVGAAKNSAVQSGAAGFLQKPVAAEDLLSTLENLWPRGGEAPAPKPEKEDAGAAETSSGSAGPLAPDRPARPV